From Thermanaerothrix sp., a single genomic window includes:
- a CDS encoding zinc ribbon domain-containing protein — MLCGNCGYNNSASAKFCILCGSQLSKGEIMDPDPKICPQCGEPNEGHAMFCSACRSDVSAAPRRSVLGGAKIEQRHDEAAGGLETDEQEGFQLEEQDHGADPGDTPVQDLSEHEPGLSPPMEEPPLEPLVQEDPPSQPSASQPQGVEPEGEEERGSGKRLGFLPLPKVPIPKLSLNFNFNSRLLMKSLIRIAIMIVIASIGVSIGLVSIMVIKGR, encoded by the coding sequence ATGCTTTGCGGGAACTGCGGGTACAACAACTCCGCCAGCGCCAAGTTCTGCATCCTGTGCGGATCTCAACTGTCCAAGGGGGAGATAATGGATCCGGACCCTAAGATATGCCCCCAATGCGGGGAACCCAACGAGGGGCACGCCATGTTCTGCTCTGCCTGCAGATCCGACGTTTCAGCCGCCCCGAGGCGATCGGTCCTAGGGGGGGCAAAAATTGAGCAGCGCCATGATGAAGCAGCCGGCGGCCTGGAAACCGACGAACAGGAAGGGTTCCAACTGGAAGAGCAAGATCATGGCGCCGACCCAGGCGACACTCCGGTCCAAGACCTTTCAGAACACGAACCGGGGCTTTCACCTCCCATGGAGGAGCCGCCCCTTGAACCTCTTGTCCAGGAGGATCCGCCTTCCCAACCTTCCGCTTCCCAGCCCCAGGGAGTTGAGCCCGAAGGGGAGGAAGAGAGGGGAAGCGGGAAACGGTTAGGATTCCTTCCATTACCCAAGGTGCCCATTCCAAAGCTATCCCTCAACTTTAATTTCAACTCCAGACTTCTGATGAAGAGTCTTATCCGGATTGCCATCATGATAGTCATAGCATCCATCGGGGTATCCATAGGGCTGGTTTCAATCATGGTGATCAAGGGAAGATGA
- a CDS encoding DEAD/DEAH box helicase → MTIDRFDQYPIRDELLSALRRKGFDHPMPVQVRMLEDPTLLDGDLIVQAKTGSGKTLAFALPLLNNMEIGERAPRVLVLSPTRELALQTAREFQWLGYEMRIKVASLVGGMDMERQVKALRDGAAVVVGTPGRVLDHIRRGSFKADTVRSLVLDEGDHMLDLGFKDELEAIMEAMPGVERNWLFSATMPEEVVTLAKQYLDAPRKISLVDDAAKHDDIVQRAYIIPARKRFEGLANVLLFERPRRAIVFCATKLQTQELAERLCDEGFKAAALHGDMTQRERNMALESLRRGRNQIMVATDVAARGLDISGVSHVIQFGLPGCLETFIHRSGRTGRAGQEGRNLILLTAREAGEFRSMIRGTSLEVEWLPAPDAEEVESLSRAELERWCVSNPAETEEYLEWAEEILQRDDAAEIVAGLLSRSLADEPKGYSIREDVQMEMAKGRNSDRPRRSSDRPLKKLISGAVTMKFPSGRQDGWEVGSLLGALCRGLGVKREDVGNIKLKDRCAFVELSPYAASQIERRRDRLAREGLNDFVRFEQDFQPAPRDRKRSFSNPHRGR, encoded by the coding sequence ATGACGATCGATCGATTTGACCAGTATCCCATCAGGGACGAGCTTTTATCCGCCTTAAGGCGCAAGGGTTTTGACCATCCAATGCCGGTTCAGGTAAGGATGCTTGAGGATCCAACCTTGCTGGACGGGGACCTCATAGTCCAGGCCAAGACCGGTTCCGGCAAGACCCTTGCCTTCGCCTTGCCGCTTTTAAACAACATGGAAATTGGGGAACGGGCCCCCAGGGTGTTGGTGCTCTCCCCCACCAGGGAGCTGGCCCTTCAGACCGCCAGGGAGTTCCAGTGGCTGGGGTACGAGATGAGGATAAAGGTGGCCTCCCTGGTGGGAGGCATGGACATGGAGAGGCAGGTAAAGGCCCTGCGGGACGGCGCCGCGGTGGTGGTGGGCACACCGGGCAGGGTGCTGGACCACATCCGGCGGGGCTCCTTCAAAGCCGATACGGTGCGTAGCCTGGTCCTCGACGAGGGTGACCACATGCTTGACCTGGGCTTCAAGGACGAGCTGGAGGCCATAATGGAGGCCATGCCGGGGGTTGAGAGGAACTGGCTGTTCTCCGCCACCATGCCGGAAGAGGTGGTGACCCTGGCCAAGCAGTACCTGGACGCCCCAAGGAAGATATCCCTGGTGGATGATGCAGCCAAGCACGACGACATAGTCCAGAGGGCCTACATAATACCCGCCCGGAAGCGGTTCGAGGGGCTGGCCAACGTGCTCCTCTTCGAGCGTCCCCGCAGGGCCATCGTGTTCTGCGCCACCAAGCTGCAAACCCAGGAGCTGGCGGAACGGCTCTGCGACGAGGGGTTCAAGGCCGCGGCGCTGCACGGGGACATGACCCAAAGGGAGCGGAACATGGCCCTTGAGAGCCTGCGGCGTGGAAGGAACCAGATAATGGTGGCCACCGACGTGGCCGCCCGGGGGCTGGACATAAGCGGCGTGTCCCACGTCATACAGTTCGGCCTGCCCGGGTGCCTTGAGACCTTCATACATCGAAGCGGAAGGACCGGCAGGGCGGGGCAGGAGGGGCGCAACCTGATCCTGCTTACCGCCCGGGAGGCTGGTGAGTTCCGGTCCATGATAAGGGGAACCTCTTTGGAGGTGGAGTGGCTCCCAGCGCCGGACGCGGAAGAGGTGGAGTCCCTTTCCAGGGCGGAGCTGGAGAGGTGGTGCGTAAGCAACCCTGCGGAGACCGAGGAGTACCTGGAGTGGGCGGAGGAGATACTCCAGCGGGACGACGCGGCGGAGATAGTGGCAGGGCTCTTAAGCCGGTCCCTTGCCGACGAGCCCAAGGGCTACTCCATACGGGAGGACGTTCAGATGGAGATGGCCAAGGGCCGCAACTCCGACAGGCCGCGGCGGTCCTCCGACCGTCCCCTCAAGAAGCTCATCTCCGGGGCGGTGACCATGAAGTTCCCCTCCGGCAGGCAGGACGGATGGGAAGTGGGATCCCTTCTTGGGGCTCTGTGCAGGGGCCTTGGGGTGAAGAGGGAGGACGTGGGGAACATAAAACTGAAGGACCGTTGCGCCTTTGTGGAGCTCTCCCCCTACGCGGCTTCCCAGATCGAGCGCCGGCGGGATAGGTTGGCCCGGGAGGGGCTCAACGACTTCGTAAGGTTCGAGCAGGACTTCCAGCCCGCCCCAAGGGATCGCAAGAGGAGCTTCTCCAACCCCCATAGAGGCCGCTAA
- a CDS encoding SH3 domain-containing protein, which yields MSRPQPRLFVRILGLVGLCIFLCKAARAQGLRPLIPGELQTELTRQFKVRYFMPWSQEAILIDPKEDFEGWHRNILDSPLAGSNLLMAERSKKEAWIRLAYQAAKTKLPGMALRRSDLRVLPTREPLFEPPGGSKTSFPFDRLQNGTVNPMEPLLVAARSEGWLFVITPWAAGWLEEDAVGLLDQDTIKRIQESPLGVVTRDGASIAYQSGILAFTAPTGTLIPLEGDSPLLPLWNPHEGRLELVRGRKSDFISPFPIPATAEALEALAKSFLDQPYGWGGMYGHRDCSSTTRDVLMPFGIWLPRNSHGQGSLAGLDLSKLSRRERTRLIVEKGIPFMSILYMRGHVMLYAGHHDGNPMVLHNLWSLKMNGMERIFGRCVLTDLNMGDVPLIDRVTKLVLPATLEGSKAVEGKP from the coding sequence ATGTCCCGTCCGCAACCTAGGCTTTTCGTCCGTATCTTAGGTCTTGTGGGGCTTTGCATCTTCCTGTGCAAGGCCGCAAGGGCCCAAGGCCTAAGGCCGCTCATACCTGGCGAGCTCCAAACGGAACTTACAAGACAGTTCAAGGTCCGCTACTTCATGCCCTGGAGCCAGGAGGCCATCTTAATTGATCCGAAGGAGGACTTCGAAGGCTGGCACCGGAACATCCTGGACTCACCCCTGGCGGGGTCGAACCTCTTGATGGCGGAGCGGTCAAAGAAGGAGGCTTGGATCCGCCTGGCCTACCAGGCGGCAAAGACAAAGCTCCCGGGGATGGCGCTTAGACGATCGGACCTTCGAGTCCTTCCCACCCGGGAACCACTTTTCGAGCCCCCAGGGGGATCCAAAACATCGTTCCCCTTCGACAGGCTTCAGAACGGAACGGTGAACCCCATGGAGCCCCTTTTGGTGGCCGCCAGGTCGGAGGGGTGGCTGTTTGTGATAACCCCCTGGGCCGCGGGATGGCTGGAGGAGGACGCGGTAGGCCTGTTGGACCAGGACACCATCAAAAGGATCCAGGAGTCCCCCCTTGGGGTGGTTACAAGGGACGGGGCTTCCATTGCCTACCAGTCCGGCATTTTGGCATTCACGGCGCCCACCGGCACCCTGATACCCCTTGAGGGGGACTCGCCTCTGTTGCCGCTGTGGAACCCCCATGAAGGCCGCTTAGAGCTTGTAAGGGGCAGGAAAAGCGACTTCATAAGCCCATTCCCGATTCCCGCCACCGCCGAGGCCCTTGAGGCCCTGGCAAAATCCTTTCTTGACCAGCCCTACGGGTGGGGCGGGATGTACGGCCACAGGGACTGCTCCTCCACCACCAGGGACGTCCTCATGCCCTTTGGGATATGGCTGCCAAGGAACTCCCACGGTCAGGGATCCTTAGCGGGGCTGGACCTGTCGAAGCTATCAAGGCGGGAAAGGACTAGGCTGATAGTTGAGAAGGGAATCCCGTTCATGTCCATCCTCTACATGCGGGGACACGTGATGCTGTACGCGGGGCATCACGACGGGAATCCGATGGTGCTGCACAACCTCTGGAGCCTCAAGATGAACGGAATGGAGCGGATTTTCGGGCGCTGCGTCTTGACGGATCTCAACATGGGGGACGTCCCGCTTATCGACCGGGTGACCAAACTGGTCCTGCCCGCCACATTGGAAGGTTCCAAGGCCGTTGAGGGCAAACCGTGA
- a CDS encoding homoserine dehydrogenase: MEHRVALLGCGNVGKALVSMLARKRDYLKVRYGIDVKLTYVGDVRCGSAMDKAGLDEDKILRGLSSGKLPDPFGAMPLEEVIRQSGATIVADATPTNLESGEPGLSHARCALSSGAHFVTTSKGPLAVAARELEETARKNGLSFRYEGAVMSGTPLIRLIREDLAGCSVKSVEGILNGTTNYMLCRMEEGLSYSEALKEAQEMGYAEADPTADVEGFDAAVKLCVLSWVAFGMELKVGQVERTGISGLTPEHIQGAKQAGRSFKLIASLQMEGGEVKAKVAPVEISRDHPLFGVRGALNAATITTDHLGKVTVSGPGAGRDETAQALLSDIISVAKTKI; the protein is encoded by the coding sequence TTGGAACACCGGGTTGCCCTTTTGGGCTGCGGCAACGTAGGGAAGGCTCTGGTGAGCATGTTGGCCCGCAAGCGGGATTACCTGAAGGTACGGTACGGCATAGACGTTAAGCTGACCTACGTGGGAGACGTAAGGTGCGGATCCGCCATGGACAAGGCGGGGCTGGATGAAGACAAGATCTTGCGGGGCCTTTCATCGGGCAAGCTGCCGGATCCCTTCGGTGCAATGCCATTGGAAGAGGTAATCCGGCAAAGCGGAGCCACCATAGTGGCGGATGCCACCCCCACCAACCTGGAAAGCGGCGAACCGGGGCTATCCCACGCAAGGTGCGCCCTGTCTTCCGGCGCCCACTTCGTCACCACAAGCAAGGGCCCCCTGGCGGTGGCGGCCAGGGAGCTGGAGGAGACCGCCAGGAAGAACGGCCTTTCGTTCCGCTACGAGGGAGCGGTGATGAGCGGAACTCCTCTTATCAGGCTCATCCGGGAGGATCTGGCGGGCTGCAGCGTCAAGTCCGTGGAAGGGATACTGAACGGCACCACCAACTACATGCTCTGCCGGATGGAAGAGGGCCTTTCTTACAGCGAGGCCCTCAAGGAGGCCCAGGAGATGGGTTACGCCGAGGCGGACCCCACCGCTGACGTGGAGGGCTTCGATGCGGCGGTCAAGCTCTGCGTGCTGTCATGGGTTGCCTTTGGAATGGAGCTCAAGGTGGGACAGGTGGAGAGAACCGGCATATCCGGCCTCACCCCGGAGCACATCCAAGGAGCGAAACAGGCAGGAAGGTCATTTAAGCTGATAGCATCCCTTCAGATGGAAGGAGGGGAGGTCAAGGCAAAGGTGGCGCCGGTGGAGATATCAAGAGACCACCCCCTTTTCGGGGTAAGGGGGGCCCTCAACGCCGCCACCATAACCACCGACCACTTAGGCAAGGTAACGGTATCGGGCCCCGGCGCGGGCAGGGACGAGACCGCCCAGGCGCTGCTCTCGGATATCATATCGGTGGCGAAGACAAAAATATAA
- a CDS encoding S-adenosyl-l-methionine hydroxide adenosyltransferase family protein: MLRSLFKKGRLFLFSMLLVAVFACVGEAGSALVFQTDFGLKDGAVSAMKGVAFGEDPKLPMYDLTHEIPPYSIWEASYRLFQTVQYWPEGTVFVSVVDPGVGTDRKPVVARTKDGRYVVTPDNGTLTLLADSVGLAEVRVIDQAKHMRKGSERSYTFHGRDLFAYTGAKLASGKITFEEVGPVLKKDVVRIPYQRAEVRDGAAYGTIPVLDVQYGNVWTNIGEGVFGLLKPSKGKLYDVRILKDGKEVYRGRVPFVNTFGDVPEGEPLLYYNSLMNLSLALNMDSFAEKFKVSSGPEWSVEVRPAK, encoded by the coding sequence ATGTTAAGGAGTTTGTTCAAGAAGGGCAGGCTGTTTCTTTTCTCAATGTTGCTGGTGGCCGTCTTTGCCTGTGTTGGAGAGGCGGGCTCCGCGTTGGTCTTCCAGACGGACTTTGGGCTCAAGGATGGTGCCGTCTCTGCAATGAAGGGAGTGGCTTTTGGGGAGGACCCAAAGCTTCCCATGTATGACCTTACCCATGAGATACCGCCCTATTCCATATGGGAGGCCTCATACCGGTTGTTTCAGACCGTTCAGTATTGGCCGGAGGGCACGGTGTTCGTGTCGGTTGTGGATCCAGGGGTTGGCACGGACCGGAAGCCGGTTGTAGCCAGGACGAAGGATGGCAGGTATGTGGTTACCCCGGACAACGGAACCCTTACGTTGCTTGCCGATTCTGTGGGACTTGCGGAGGTAAGGGTCATAGATCAGGCCAAACACATGAGAAAGGGCTCCGAGAGGTCTTATACGTTCCATGGAAGGGACCTTTTTGCCTATACCGGAGCCAAGCTGGCTTCAGGCAAGATAACTTTTGAAGAGGTGGGGCCGGTTCTCAAAAAAGATGTGGTGAGGATACCCTATCAGAGGGCTGAGGTGAGGGATGGGGCGGCCTATGGTACCATACCTGTCCTAGACGTTCAGTATGGAAACGTTTGGACCAACATTGGAGAGGGTGTGTTTGGCCTCCTAAAGCCCAGCAAGGGCAAGCTTTACGACGTAAGGATTTTAAAAGATGGCAAGGAGGTTTACCGCGGAAGGGTCCCATTTGTGAACACCTTTGGAGACGTGCCGGAAGGGGAGCCGTTGCTGTACTATAACAGCCTGATGAACCTGTCGTTGGCCCTCAACATGGACAGCTTTGCCGAAAAGTTCAAGGTTTCGTCGGGCCCCGAGTGGTCGGTAGAGGTTCGCCCTGCCAAGTGA
- a CDS encoding DUF4403 family protein — MKKMFLSLCCMLLASFAPAFAEQGDGTLSQISVRFEATYANLADLADSRLPMRVEGRESFSQGALSGSVKYVIIRKGRPVVRREGDSVAMDVPLYFTATFSGGSMGLPLSANADGEMLATVVAKPRVLPDWRISTDPKVRISWRKPPAINMMGLRISFQPVADRVVRDWVDQKKGRIDVVLNERLALKRRAQELWNHISKPLSIGEGDILWLVMNPERFWATPLEVNGGGVFMAAGLDARMKVVGGAFPGRPVARPLPDLVSGRGDGSFRVILPATIHYAFANSLIARNWTPRDIPLPNDGKARLERFGMTGRGDRFVLGAELIGTDGKGAAINSVVNFLGRPFYDISTRTVSVEDLAVEVGAGGESLAFLNDSVVPSLRDVLRFPIGDQLDQLQKGLSKALSGLSYGGAKLDFRPSSFGVIGVKADSQGIRADVQAQGVLAVSIR; from the coding sequence CTTCGCCCCCGCCTTTGCGGAGCAGGGGGACGGCACGTTGTCTCAGATATCCGTGAGGTTTGAGGCCACCTATGCTAACCTTGCGGATCTGGCGGATTCCAGGCTTCCCATGAGGGTCGAGGGCCGGGAGTCCTTTTCCCAGGGGGCCCTCTCCGGTTCCGTGAAGTACGTGATAATACGAAAGGGTCGTCCCGTGGTTCGCCGGGAGGGGGATTCGGTGGCCATGGACGTGCCCCTTTACTTTACCGCCACCTTCTCAGGAGGCTCCATGGGCCTTCCCTTATCCGCCAACGCCGACGGGGAGATGCTGGCCACCGTGGTGGCCAAGCCCAGGGTGTTGCCCGACTGGAGGATATCCACGGATCCCAAGGTGAGGATATCTTGGCGCAAGCCGCCGGCGATTAACATGATGGGCTTGAGGATTTCCTTTCAGCCCGTGGCGGACCGAGTTGTAAGGGATTGGGTGGACCAGAAGAAGGGCAGGATAGATGTGGTCCTCAACGAACGGTTGGCGTTAAAGCGCCGGGCCCAGGAGCTTTGGAACCATATCTCTAAGCCCTTGAGCATAGGGGAAGGGGACATACTTTGGCTTGTGATGAACCCCGAGAGGTTTTGGGCAACCCCGTTGGAGGTCAACGGCGGCGGGGTGTTCATGGCCGCCGGCCTGGACGCGAGGATGAAGGTGGTGGGCGGCGCCTTTCCCGGGAGGCCGGTGGCAAGGCCGTTGCCCGATCTGGTCTCCGGGAGGGGGGACGGCTCTTTCCGGGTTATACTTCCCGCCACCATACACTACGCTTTCGCCAACTCTTTGATCGCCAGGAACTGGACCCCCAGGGACATCCCCCTTCCGAACGACGGGAAGGCCAGGCTTGAGAGGTTCGGGATGACCGGAAGGGGGGACCGGTTTGTCCTTGGCGCGGAGCTCATAGGCACCGACGGCAAGGGAGCTGCCATCAACTCGGTGGTTAACTTCCTTGGCAGGCCCTTCTACGATATCTCCACCAGGACCGTGTCGGTGGAGGATCTGGCGGTGGAGGTCGGCGCCGGCGGTGAGTCCCTGGCGTTCCTTAACGACTCGGTGGTTCCTTCCCTCCGGGACGTCTTGAGGTTCCCCATTGGGGATCAGCTGGATCAGCTTCAAAAGGGGTTGTCAAAGGCGTTAAGCGGTCTTAGCTACGGCGGGGCGAAGCTGGACTTCAGGCCTTCCAGCTTCGGCGTCATAGGGGTGAAGGCGGATTCACAGGGCATCAGGGCGGACGTGCAGGCCCAAGGAGTTCTGGCGGTGTCTATCCGCTAG